The sequence below is a genomic window from Myxococcota bacterium.
ACTACGGTGCCGAACAACCCGATGAAGGGAGCCGCCGAACCGGTCGTCGCCAAGAACGAGAACCCGCGCTCGAGCCGGATCCCCTCGCGCGTGCTCGCCCAGTTCACGTTGCGCTCGAGCACCAGGAGATGGGGCTCGGTGAGCGTGACGGGACCCCCGGTCGTTCGGGCGAGGCGTCGCAGTTCGTTGTACGCGGACAGGAAGATCGCGGCGAGCGGGCTGCGATCGAGGTCCTTCGCGGCCGCATACGACTCGTCGAACGAGCTCGTGTGATAGACCTCGAGGAATGCCTCGCTATCCTGCTCCGCACGGCGAAGCTCGCGAAGCTTGAAGAAGATCACCGCCCACGAGAAAACGGACAGTGCCACCAGGATGGCAAGCACCGCCTGGACGATGATGCTCGCCTGTGCGACCAGGTCGAGAACACCGAGGCTCACGGAACGCCCCCCATTGCCGTTCCGAACCACAAGGTCATGGAATCACTCGCTGTGTGAATTCGGGGCGCGAGTCTAGGAGAGGCCCAGAGTCGCTTCAAGGAACCAGGACGGTTCGACGAAGCCACCTCCCTGGCGCAGCCGCCGATTCGCTGAACCCATCCCATACAAGCCACGGGGTCGAACCCCGGTCGAAGGTCGGAGGTTGTGATGAAGGTCACCGTAGATTCGCGCGCACCGGGAGAGGCGTCGGTCGACCTGCTCGCCGTCCCGATCGCCACCGAAGAGGCCCGCCGCGCGCGACTCGCACCGCGCGTGAACAGCATCGACCGGGCCCTGGGTGGCGCCATCAAGGGCTTGGTGGGGCTCGGCGACTTCACGGGCAAGGCCGGTCAGGTGGCCCTCGTCTACCCGAACCGCCAGCGCAAGGCGAAGCGACTGCTCCTGATCGGCCTCGGCGACGGCAAGAAGGTCGACGCCGAAGCCCTGCGCCGCGCCGCAGGCCACGCGGTCTCTCGCGCGAGGTCCTCGCGGGCCACACGCGTCGCGATCGCCGTTCCGCCGGCCGGCGCCTGCAGCGAGGCCGAGGGGATCCAGGCCCTCGCCGAGGGTGCCGTGCTCGCGGGCTACCGCTTCGACGAGTACCGCGACACCAAGGACGCCGGTGCCGAGGTGTCCGCCGTGTCGCTGCTCGTGCCCCGGGGCCAGAACCTGCGCGAAAGCCGCGAGGCGGCGCGTATGGGGCTCGCGATCGGCGAATCGCAGAACGTCGCGCGCGATCTCTCGAACGAGCCGCCGAACGTCCAGTCGCCCGACCACCTCGCGAAGGCTGCCCGCGCCGTCGCCAAGGAAGTCGGCCTGCGCGCCAAGGTGCTCGGCGTTCCCGAGCTCGAGAAGCGCAAGATGAACGCGATCCTGGCCGTCGGCGGGGGGAGTTCGCGTCCGCCCCGCTTGATCGTGCTCGAGCACAAGCCGAAGTCCGCCCCCAAGGACGCGCCGATCTTCTGTGTGGTCGGTAAGGGCATCACCTTCGACTCGGGCGGAATCTCGATCAAACCCTCGGCGGGCATGGACGAGATGAAACACGACATGTCGGGCGCGGCGACGGTCGTGGGTGTGATGCGCGCCTGCGCCGCCCTCGACCTGCCGCTCCCGGTGGTCGGGATCATCGGTGCGGCCGAGAACCTGCCCAGTGGAACGGCGTATCGCCCTGGCGACGTCGTGACCGCGGCCTCGGGAAAGACGATCGAGGTGCTGAATACCGACGCCGAGGGCCGCGTCGTACTCGCCGATGCCCTCCACTACGCCCTCACCGAGTACGAGCCGGAGGCGATCGTCGATCTCGCGACCCTCACCGGCGCCTGCGTGGTGGCCCTGGGACGCTGGGCAACGGGCATTTTCGGTAGCCATGACGGACTCTTGGAGGCCATCCGCAGCAGCGGGGAGCGGGTCGGCGAATGCGCCTGGCCGCTGCCTCTGCTCGACGGCCACAAGCAGGAGATCCGCAGCCAGGTTGCCGACATCAAGAACACCGGTGGCCGGCAGGCCGGCGCATCGACCGCCGCGGCCTTCCTCTCCCACTTCGTGGGGGACACGCCGTGGGTCCACATGGACATCGCCGGCACGGCCTGGACGACGGGACAACCCGGCCCCTACCAGCCGCGTGGCGCGACCGGCGTCGGCGTGCGCCTGCTGGTGGACCTGCTCCAGCGCTGGGACGGGTCCGCTGTGGACTGATTCCGCCACGCCCCTCCGGCGAAATGCGGTCTCTCTCGCCGGCTTGCCCCGGTCAGAGCGCGCTTCTAAGCTCGCGCGGCCTCAAGGCCGGGACGCGGTCCCACGAGTTGTCCGAGCGACGGCAGAGCAACAGGTCCCAAACCGCTCCGCCCCTCGGCTCGCTTCTCGCGTGTCCCCACGATGGATCGTTTCGTGCACACAACCCGCGCACCGAATTCGCTCTGCGAGCCGGTGACGCACCCCAATGGAGGAATCCCATGCACCTCAATCGAACGCTATTGCCCGCTGTACTACTGGCCGCCGCCGCCTGGCTCTTCCCGCTCGGCGCTCTGGCTGGCGACGCGGCCGCGGGCAAGGAGAAGTACACGATCTTTTGCGTCACCTGTCATGGCGAGACCGGCAAGGGCGATGGCCCTGGCGGTGCCGGCCTGCAGCCGCCCCCGCGGGATTTCTCGACGGGTGACTTCAAGTTCGACGCCGACGGCAATGGCACTCCCGGTGAGGATGCCGATCTCCGCATGGTGATCGCGCAGGGAGCGGCCGCCTTCGGTGGCTCGCCGCTGATGACGCCCTGGGGCGGCACGCTCACCGACGAGGACATCGACAACCTCGTCGCCGTGATCCACTCGCTGAAGGAGTAGCGGGACCACCCGACTCCTCTCGAAACCCGACGAAGCCGGGTCCTGTGTTTCAGGACCCGGCTTCCCGTTGGGTGCTACCTTCGCCGCGTCCGCCATGGCCGACGCTCCGCGAGAAACTCGGGTCGTTCCGGCCCTCCCCGACGTCCCCACCCCCGCGACGACCGCGAAGAGCGATCGCGCAGTCGGACCCGTCGATGCGCTCTCGGCCTACATGTCCGAGTTGGGGAAGCACGCGCCGATCTCCCGCGAGGAAGAGCACGAGCTCGCCGTGCGCTGGGTCGAGGAAGGCGACGTCGAGGCAGCCCGGCAGCTGGTCCTCGCGAATCTTCGCCTCGTGGTGAAGATCGCGATGGAGTACCGGCGCGCCTGGACGAACGTCCTCGACCTGATTCAGGATGGCAACGTCGGCCTGATGGAAGCGGTGCAGCGCTACGACCCGTACCAGGGCGTGAAGCTCTCGTCCTACGCCGTCTATTGGATCCGCGCCTACATCCTCCAGTACATCCTCGACAACTTCCGGATCGTTCGGCTCGGCACGACGCGCGCACAACGCAAACTCTTCTGGCGGCTCAACAAGGAGAAGCGCGAGCTCGAGCGGCAGGGCTTCGAGGTCGAGCCGCGGCTGATCGCGGAGCGGCTCGAGGTCAGTGAAGCCGACGTCGAAGACATGGAGATGCGACTGCGCGAACCCGACCAATCGATGAACGCGCCGGCGCGCCGCGACGAAGCTACCGCCGAGTTCGGTGACTTCATGCGCGCGGGGGGCACGAGCGCCGAAGACGCGGTCGCAGACCGAGAGCTGCGCGCGGTCTTCCTCGAGCAGGTCGAGGCCTTCGCCGAAACGCTGGGCGAGCGCGATCGGCGGCTGATCGAGGAGCGAATCCTCGCGGACGAACCGAAGACGCTGGCCGAGCTGGGTGAGGTCTTCGGTGTCTCGCGCGAACGCGTGCGACAACTCGAGGCGAAGCTCGTGGAGCGCTTGCGCACCCACTTCCAGGAGAACCTGGTCGACTTCGAGTACTACGCCGCCCCGAACGATGACTGACGCGGCGGCCCCGCGCCGGGTCCGCGTACGCGTCGAGGGGCGGGTCCAGGGGGTTGCGTTCCGCGCCCACACCGCCGACGCCGCGCGCGCGGCGGCTGTGGCCGGTTGGGTGCGGAACCGCACCGACGGGAGCGTGGAGGCCTGCCTGGAGGGCGCTCCCGACGCCGTCGAGCGGGTCGTTGCCGCGATGCGGGCGGGTCCCCGCTTCGCCCGGGTCCGCACGCTCGAGATCTGGGACGAGGCGAGCGAGGGCGACCGCTTCTTCGAGATTCGCCGCTGAAGCGCGCCCGGCGAGGTAAAAAACCCCCGCCTCGAGAGCGTCCACGCCTCTGCGAGCGCGCGTCGTTGCCGGTTAAAGAAGCGCCTCGATCTGGCCGAGTGGGAACCCATGGCTGACCGCTCGACGCCGATGCTGTTCGCGCCTCCCCAGCCCCCCTACCAGCTGCCGGCGGGGGAGACCGTGATCCTGGGACGCAGCCGCGAATGCGCACTGCGACTTCCGGACGCGGACACGTCCCGCAAGCACGCGAAGATCGTGTGCGATGGCGACGCGTTCGTGATCCACGACCTCGGCAGCACGAACGGCACGTTCGTGAACGGCGAGCGGGTCTCGACCCAGACCCTGCGCCCCGGCGACCGGATCGAGATTGGCGCCAACCAGGTCACGTTCTGCGAGGTCGCAGCCGGCCTCGACGCGGGCGACGACGACGAAGCGCAGACCCAGCTATTCGCACGTCCGGTACGGGACGAAGTCTTCCGCGGCGATCTGGCCGAGATCCCGCCCTTCGCGGTCCTCCAGATCCTGGAACTCGGCCGCAAGACCGGCGTGGTTCACGTCGACTCGGACACCGCGCCGGGGAAGCTCTGGCTCCGCCGAGGAGACCCGGTGCACGCCGAGACCAAGGAGCAGATCGGCTTCGACGCGGCCGTCTCGCTGGTGAACGCCAACACGGGCCGCTTCGTCTTCGAGCCCCTGATCGAGCTGCCCGACGCCACCATCGAAGCATCGGTGACCCAGCTGCTGCTGGAAGCCTCCCGTCTGCTCGACGAAGGGCTCTGCTAGCCAGCCGGGTTTCGCACCGGCGGCCGCGGCGCGTCAGGGCGCGTCGTTCGCCGGGCGCGGCAGACGTCCCGCGAACTCGGACTGGATCCAGCGCTGCACGGCGGCGTCGAGCCCGGCGGTGTCGAGCCCGACCAGCGCCTCGAGCGCCTCGTCGAAAGGACGCCCCGCGCCGATCTCGTTCAGGAGTCGAGCGCGACCCGCCACGTCGGTGTGCTGCTCCAACCAGACCGCCGCCGCCGTCGACTCCAGGTACGCCGCGCGCGCATCGTCGTCGGCGAGCCCGGAGAAGCTGGGAGCGAGCCGACGGAACGAGATCCACTCCTGGGCATCGATCCGGCGCTTCAGCAGTGTGCGCTCACTGCGCGTCAGGCCCGGCTGTTGGCGCGACTCGCGCTCGGCGAGCTCGGCGAAGCCCTCGTTCAGCCAGTAGGGCCGATCGCCTCCCGTGCGCTCGCGAAACACGGCGTGGGTGTACTCATGGAAGAGCAGCGCGCGAAGCTCACCCGCCGGGTGCGCCGCCGAGACCACGTGGATCCGGCCGTCGAAGAACCCGACGGTTCGAAACGAGAAACGATGGCGATGCTCGGCGTCGTAGGCCGCACGCCCATAGAAGACGACGCCCAGCGGCTCGAGGGGGTCGAAGCCAAGCCGGCTCGCGCCGCTCTGGCGCGCCTCCTCCAGGTAGCGCAGTACGGTCGACGGGTAGTTCGGTGCGGCACGCCCGAGATCGGGGTCGAGCTGCACCCGGAAATACGGGCTGGCGAGTTCGGGCCACGGGCCCGCGGCACGCGCGCGGGTTTCGTCGGCCAGTCGCCGCTCGTCTTCGAGGGCGGCCATGCGCCGTCGCGCCGATTCGCGCCAGTCTTCGAGATCATCACCGGCCGTCGCCAGGAAGGCTTCGAGGTGGGAGCGCGCCGAGTCGTAGCGGCCGCGGTGGCGATCCAGCAGCGCCAGGTACCAGTGCGGCTCGGGTCGGGCCGGGTGCTCGCGCAGGATGCCGCGCAGCTCGGCCGCCGCCCGCGCGTTCTCGCCGCGCTGCAAGTCGCCCACGGCCGCACGCAGTGCTCGCTGCACGCGGGCCTCTTCCCGGTTCGCCGAGGGATCCCGCGTCGCGGCCTGGCCGACCGGTCCGTCCCAGAGAGCGCGGCGCGCTTCGGGGCCGTGGGATCGCTCGCGCACCTCCTCGGGGACGTTCGCGGGCTGATTGCTGATGTGGGTGACGCCGCGTTCGTCGATCCAGACGAAGGTCTCGGCCGTGGCGATGCCGAGCACACCCGCGACCAACACACACCCCAATCCCATCCCGATCCAGCCGCGGCGCATGTCGGTGTGCATCGGAGCCCTTGCGGGCGCGCTTGACGGTTCAGCGCGTCTTCGTGGCCTCGCTCGCGAGATGCCCGATTTCCGGGAGGATCAACTTTTCGAGTGCCAGGCGAATCGCGCCGCGCGACCCGGGGAGCACGAACACGACCTTGCCGCGCGCGATTCCGGCCGTGGCGCGGGAAAGCAGAGCGGCCGAGCCGATGTCCCCGTAGCTGAGCGAGCGGAACAACTCGCCGAAGCCGGGAATCTCGCGCTCGAGCAGGGGCGCGACGGTCTCCGGGGTCACGTCGCGCGGCGCGACGCCCGTCCCCCCCGTGAGGAGCACCGCCCGCACCGGATCGCGCTGCAACGCCTCGTCGGTCGCCGCGACGATGGCGGCCGCCTCGTCGCGCACGATCTCGCGGCCCGCAACCGGGTGACCCGCCCCCTCCAACAGCTCCGCGAGGAGTTTCCCGCCCGTGTCGGTCTCTTCAGTCCGCGTATCGCTCACCGTGATGACCCAACAGGGAACGTTCTCGATGGCAGCGCGACGGTGATGATGACCGGCGGCGGCCGGGTTCGGATCACTCACGGGCGATCGTCCACCCAATACTCGCCGTCGGTGGCCACTTCCTTCTTCCAGATCGGGACCGTCTGCTTCAGCGTATCGATCGCGAACCGGCAGGCGTCGAAGGCCTCCGCGCGATGGGGTGCCGCCGCTGCGATGACGACCGCGATGTCCCCCACCTCGAGGTGCCCCGCTCGGTGTCCGATCGACACCCGGGTTCCGGGCCAGCGCTCGGCGGCCGCATCCGAGATCTTCTGCATCTCTCGGACCGCCATCTCGGGGTAGGCCTCGTACTCGAGGTGGCGAATCGAACGGCCCCGCGCGTGATCGCGGACGGCACCGACGAACGTCACGATCCCGCCCATGCCCGGGCCCTTCACGCGCGCGACCGCCTCTTCTTCGCGGATGGGGCGCTCGGAAAGCCAGCAGAGGTCGCTGCCTCCGGCCACCGGCGGCAGGAAAGCGACCTCGTCGCCGTCCTGCAACACCGTTTCAGAAGGCGCCACCTCGAGGTTCACGGAAACGGCCAGGCGCTCACCGAACTCCTCGAAGAGCGGGTGGGACTCGGCCATGCGGGCGCGCAGCGTCGCGGCCGTCGCGGCCTCGGGGAGCTCGACCGACAGCTCTTTCTCCCCCACGGCCTCGCGCAGGGCCCCGAACAGCTTCAGACGGATCTGCATCGGGGCGAGGCTACTCCGGCCGCGGGGCTTCCTCAACGCGCGTTGACCCGGCTTTCGGCGCGCGCCTAGAATCCACGAAGCGCGCCGCGTTTGGCGCGGCGATGGAGGGGAACGCCATGGCAGCTCGCAAGAAGAGCTCTCGGAAACGAACGGCGGCGCGCAAGCCGGCGTCCCGTCGGAAGACCGGCGGAAAGAAGAAGACCACCCGGAAGAAGGCCACGCGGAAGAAGACGGCTCGCAAGGCCGCGAAGAAGAAGACCGCGAAGCGCAAGACGTCGAAGAAGAAGACCTCGCGCAAGAAGGCCGGAAAGAAGAAGACCGCGCGCAAGAAGAGTACTCGGAAGACGGCGCGCAAGAAGGCTCCGAAGAAGAAGAAAGCGACCAGGAAGAAGGCCAGTCGCAAGAAGACGGCCCGGAAGAAGGCGACCAAGAAGAAGGCGCGGCGGAAGAAGGCCGCGAGCAAGAAGAAGGCGACGCGGAAGAAGACGGCGCGCCGCACCGCCAAGAAGACCGCGCGCCGCAAGAAGAAGGCCACTGCGAAGAAGACGACGCGGAAGAAGGCGCCGAAGAAGTCGACGCGGAAGTCCCCGGCGAAGAAGAAGGCGCCCGCGAAGCGCGCTTCGAAGCCCGCAGCGACCCCCGCGATCGAACCCAGCCTGAGTGCGGCAGCCCGGGAGGCGAACCGCCCTTTTCTCCGGAGCGCCAACCGGCGTCGACCGAGTCGGCGGGCCAACCCGTCGCTGGCACGGCCGACCTGGGCGGCGCGCAATCGGCGCAGCCTGCACCCGCGGCGTCCGAATCCGTGGGGACGCCGCCGCTAGCGGCGGGGCAGGTCAGCGCTAGCGAGCCCGATCGGATCGGGATCGTGACCCACTACTACGAACACGTGGGTGCGGCGACGGTCCGCATCGAACAGGGCGCCCTCGCGGTCGGCGACATCATCCACATCCGGGGGCACACGACCGACTACTACCAGCCGGTCGAGCGGCTCGAACGCGACCACAACCCGGTCGAGCAGGCGTCCGCGGGCGAGGAGATCGCCCTCCAGGTGAGCCAACGCGTTCGCGAGAACGACGCGGTGCACCGCCTCCGCTGATCGGACGCTCGGGCCCAACGAAAACGAGGGGTGCTGCCGGCTGGCAGCACCCCTCGTCGTCTCCTTCCGCACCGGCCCCGGGCCGGGCGGGATCAGCTCTTCTTGGCGTTGTCGCCGCCATCGTTGTTGGCGCTCGGCTTCGACTTGCCACCCTGGCCCATCTTGACGGAGCCGTTGAGCTCGGCGCCGTCCTCGATGATCAGGGAACCGGTCTCGATGTTGCCATCGACCCGGGCCGTCTTGTGCAGGACGACCTTGGTGCCCGCGACGATGTCGCCCATCACGGTGCCACTCACGGCCACGGTCTTCGAGCGGATGGTCGCTTCGATCTCACCGCTCTCGCCCACGATCAGGGTGTTCTCGCTCGAGATCTCACCGCGGAAGCGGCCATCGATCCGAACGGTGTCCTTGAAGGACAGCTTCCCTTCGAACTCGGACCCCTGGTCGATGAACGCCGTGAGCCCGCCCGGGCTGGGTGCCGCCGACGCCGCCGGCGTTCCACCGAAGTCCGAATCCGAGCCCTTGGTTCCAAACGGGGTACGCGCCATCCAGGATCCTCCTCGTGTGCAGATAGGCCGGGGCGCCCCAGCGCCTCCGAGCCCTGCATCGGCGGGGTCCTGGGGCAACTTGAGAAGGCCTCCCCAGCGGGTGGGGCTGAGAGGAATTGGGAGGTTCGGGGCTCAGATGCGCAGCCGAGCCCGGGCGGGTCGGCGCAGGCCCATCGAGCGGACCAGAGCCGCTCCCGCCACGAAACCGCCTACGTGGGCCCACCAGGCCGTTCCCGCAGCCGTGTCACCCCAGCGGGAGACGCCCGAGATGACCTGGAAGGCGATCCACACGAACAGGAAGCCGATGGCCGGCACCCGCACCGGGGGCCACCAGAGGCGCAGGCGACCGGTGGGATAGGAGACGGCGTAGGCACCGAGCGTCCCGGAAACCGCGCCGCTCGCGCCGATCGTGGGCAGAAAGGCACTCGGGGCCGAGGCCACGTGCACCAGCGCCGCGGCGAGCCCACAGGCGATGTAGAACACCAGGAAGCGCTGGTGCCCCAAGAGGTCCTCGATCTTCCGCCCGAAGACCCAGAGGTAGAGCAGGTTGCCGGCCAGATGGAGCAGACCGCCGTGGAGAAACATGGCCGTCAGCGGCGTCCACCAGGTCGCCGGCGGGCCTTCGGTCAGCGCGCGAAGGAACAAGCGCGGCACGAGTCCCCAGCGCTCGATCCAGGCCGTCGCCTCCTCGGGTGCGAGGCCGAGGCACCAGCCGAAGACGATGGCGTTTGCCGCCAGCAGTGCGCCCACGACCAGGGGAGCCGAACGCAGCGGTACGTCATCACGCAGGGGGAGCATGCGACGCCAGTATACCCGCGTGCGCTCCTCCGGCGGGCCACGCGACGCGCCTACTCGTCTCCGCGCGCGCGCACTACACTCGGCGCCGCATGAGCGCCGCCGCCCTCCCCGTCCTGCTCGAACGCGCCCTCGACGCGGAGCGTCTGCATTCCGCCTACCTGATCTCGGGTCCCACCGACTCGACCCGCGACGTCGCCGAGCGCTTTGCGCGCGCCAGCGTTTGCGAGGAGCGCACCCTGTGCGGTCGCTGCCCGGCATGCACGCGTTCGA
It includes:
- a CDS encoding leucyl aminopeptidase yields the protein MKVTVDSRAPGEASVDLLAVPIATEEARRARLAPRVNSIDRALGGAIKGLVGLGDFTGKAGQVALVYPNRQRKAKRLLLIGLGDGKKVDAEALRRAAGHAVSRARSSRATRVAIAVPPAGACSEAEGIQALAEGAVLAGYRFDEYRDTKDAGAEVSAVSLLVPRGQNLRESREAARMGLAIGESQNVARDLSNEPPNVQSPDHLAKAARAVAKEVGLRAKVLGVPELEKRKMNAILAVGGGSSRPPRLIVLEHKPKSAPKDAPIFCVVGKGITFDSGGISIKPSAGMDEMKHDMSGAATVVGVMRACAALDLPLPVVGIIGAAENLPSGTAYRPGDVVTAASGKTIEVLNTDAEGRVVLADALHYALTEYEPEAIVDLATLTGACVVALGRWATGIFGSHDGLLEAIRSSGERVGECAWPLPLLDGHKQEIRSQVADIKNTGGRQAGASTAAAFLSHFVGDTPWVHMDIAGTAWTTGQPGPYQPRGATGVGVRLLVDLLQRWDGSAVD
- a CDS encoding acylphosphatase; amino-acid sequence: MTDAAAPRRVRVRVEGRVQGVAFRAHTADAARAAAVAGWVRNRTDGSVEACLEGAPDAVERVVAAMRAGPRFARVRTLEIWDEASEGDRFFEIRR
- a CDS encoding RNA polymerase factor sigma-32; this encodes MADAPRETRVVPALPDVPTPATTAKSDRAVGPVDALSAYMSELGKHAPISREEEHELAVRWVEEGDVEAARQLVLANLRLVVKIAMEYRRAWTNVLDLIQDGNVGLMEAVQRYDPYQGVKLSSYAVYWIRAYILQYILDNFRIVRLGTTRAQRKLFWRLNKEKRELERQGFEVEPRLIAERLEVSEADVEDMEMRLREPDQSMNAPARRDEATAEFGDFMRAGGTSAEDAVADRELRAVFLEQVEAFAETLGERDRRLIEERILADEPKTLAELGEVFGVSRERVRQLEAKLVERLRTHFQENLVDFEYYAAPNDD
- a CDS encoding polymer-forming cytoskeletal protein, with the translated sequence MARTPFGTKGSDSDFGGTPAASAAPSPGGLTAFIDQGSEFEGKLSFKDTVRIDGRFRGEISSENTLIVGESGEIEATIRSKTVAVSGTVMGDIVAGTKVVLHKTARVDGNIETGSLIIEDGAELNGSVKMGQGGKSKPSANNDGGDNAKKS
- a CDS encoding FHA domain-containing protein; the encoded protein is MADRSTPMLFAPPQPPYQLPAGETVILGRSRECALRLPDADTSRKHAKIVCDGDAFVIHDLGSTNGTFVNGERVSTQTLRPGDRIEIGANQVTFCEVAAGLDAGDDDEAQTQLFARPVRDEVFRGDLAEIPPFAVLQILELGRKTGVVHVDSDTAPGKLWLRRGDPVHAETKEQIGFDAAVSLVNANTGRFVFEPLIELPDATIEASVTQLLLEASRLLDEGLC
- a CDS encoding molybdenum cofactor biosynthesis protein B, yielding MSDPNPAAAGHHHRRAAIENVPCWVITVSDTRTEETDTGGKLLAELLEGAGHPVAGREIVRDEAAAIVAATDEALQRDPVRAVLLTGGTGVAPRDVTPETVAPLLEREIPGFGELFRSLSYGDIGSAALLSRATAGIARGKVVFVLPGSRGAIRLALEKLILPEIGHLASEATKTR
- a CDS encoding DUF4124 domain-containing protein; its protein translation is MHTDMRRGWIGMGLGCVLVAGVLGIATAETFVWIDERGVTHISNQPANVPEEVRERSHGPEARRALWDGPVGQAATRDPSANREEARVQRALRAAVGDLQRGENARAAAELRGILREHPARPEPHWYLALLDRHRGRYDSARSHLEAFLATAGDDLEDWRESARRRMAALEDERRLADETRARAAGPWPELASPYFRVQLDPDLGRAAPNYPSTVLRYLEEARQSGASRLGFDPLEPLGVVFYGRAAYDAEHRHRFSFRTVGFFDGRIHVVSAAHPAGELRALLFHEYTHAVFRERTGGDRPYWLNEGFAELAERESRQQPGLTRSERTLLKRRIDAQEWISFRRLAPSFSGLADDDARAAYLESTAAAVWLEQHTDVAGRARLLNEIGAGRPFDEALEALVGLDTAGLDAAVQRWIQSEFAGRLPRPANDAP
- a CDS encoding EF-Tu/IF-2/RF-3 family GTPase is translated as MTHYYEHVGAATVRIEQGALAVGDIIHIRGHTTDYYQPVERLERDHNPVEQASAGEEIALQVSQRVRENDAVHRLR
- a CDS encoding molybdenum cofactor biosynthesis protein MoaE; translated protein: MQIRLKLFGALREAVGEKELSVELPEAATAATLRARMAESHPLFEEFGERLAVSVNLEVAPSETVLQDGDEVAFLPPVAGGSDLCWLSERPIREEEAVARVKGPGMGGIVTFVGAVRDHARGRSIRHLEYEAYPEMAVREMQKISDAAAERWPGTRVSIGHRAGHLEVGDIAVVIAAAAPHRAEAFDACRFAIDTLKQTVPIWKKEVATDGEYWVDDRP
- a CDS encoding rhomboid family intramembrane serine protease is translated as MLPLRDDVPLRSAPLVVGALLAANAIVFGWCLGLAPEEATAWIERWGLVPRLFLRALTEGPPATWWTPLTAMFLHGGLLHLAGNLLYLWVFGRKIEDLLGHQRFLVFYIACGLAAALVHVASAPSAFLPTIGASGAVSGTLGAYAVSYPTGRLRLWWPPVRVPAIGFLFVWIAFQVISGVSRWGDTAAGTAWWAHVGGFVAGAALVRSMGLRRPARARLRI
- a CDS encoding c-type cytochrome; this translates as MHLNRTLLPAVLLAAAAWLFPLGALAGDAAAGKEKYTIFCVTCHGETGKGDGPGGAGLQPPPRDFSTGDFKFDADGNGTPGEDADLRMVIAQGAAAFGGSPLMTPWGGTLTDEDIDNLVAVIHSLKE
- a CDS encoding MotA/TolQ/ExbB proton channel family protein; this encodes MSLGVLDLVAQASIIVQAVLAILVALSVFSWAVIFFKLRELRRAEQDSEAFLEVYHTSSFDESYAAAKDLDRSPLAAIFLSAYNELRRLARTTGGPVTLTEPHLLVLERNVNWASTREGIRLERGFSFLATTGSAAPFIGLFGTVVGIINAFEGIGRAGSASLAVVAPGIAEALIATAVGLFAAIPATIFYNHFMGKLRGLSASIDLFAAEYEADLRRMAGLPDRQAS